The Pelodiscus sinensis isolate JC-2024 chromosome 5, ASM4963464v1, whole genome shotgun sequence genome includes a region encoding these proteins:
- the LOC102457158 gene encoding toll-like receptor 2 type-2 isoform X1, which translates to MRSIGSTGTRAVSLSKKGKIMPTQIWKGWVIYVVIMTNGSEEKATKKLCPSCDTTHFCDCSSMNLSTIPSGLTTDVTGLNLSYNRIKSVTETDLQLGVNLRVLLLQANQIWTIDKDSFVFLGKLEHLDLSDNKLSHLSHSWFRYLFSLQHLNIQGNLYTILGDNPLFSNLKNLSYLHLGNKNSFSAIRKQDFDGITVLQQLDIRGQRLKQYESGSLTTVNINHIIININDVHVLSRMVEDLIHSVICLELREIDFRTANESSLLEPMSRSVMQKFVLKSVLFTDASINKMLNILVYTEQLLELELDNCTLQGTGHFQEEIKIKRKSPVEIVTIQSLNIEQFYLFSDLSSLKNLIANITKITTVNTNVFLVPCSISRHFSSLLYLDLSENLLADPNLEHSSCEGAWPLLQTFNLSQNSLGDLEKTGRSLSHLKHLTHLDISRNNFGEVPESCQWPENLKYFNISGTQITTLTACIPQTLEVLDVSSNNLNDFRLKLPFLKELYISNNKLKNLPGAEFISNLVSLRISRNKLTSFSKEEFGSFREMKTLDASDNNFICSCEFLSFIQDQEGITNVLANWPENYICDSPSSVRGQQVKAARLSLFECHMTLAVSSICILVFLVILFIVILSYKLHLIWYMRMTWAWLQAKRKPKKLLNQDFCYDAFISYSERDAEWVENLMVQELEHALPPFKLCLHKRDFLPGKWIVDNIIDSIEKSRKTLFVLSEHFVQSEWCKYELDFSHFRLFDENNDAAILILLEPIQEQTIPKRFCKLRKIMNTKTYLEWPLDESQEPIFWFNLKIALKS; encoded by the coding sequence GTAAAATCATGCCTACCCAAATCTGGAAAGGATGGGTCATTTATGTGGTCATAATGACAAATGGCTCTGAAGAAAAAGCCACAAAGAAGCTGTGTCCTTCCTGTGATACCACTCATTTTTGTGACTGTTCTTCAATGAATTTAAGCACCATTCCTTCAGGACTAACAACTGATGTCACAGGGCTAAATCTTTCCTACAACAGAATCAAATCTGTTACAGAAACTGATCTACAGCTGGGTGTGAATCTCAGAGTGCTGCTCCTGCAAGCCAATCAAATTTGGACAATAGATAAGGATTCATTTGTTTTCCTTGGAAAATTGGAACATTTGGatttatcagataataagctgaGTCACTTATCACACAGTTGGTTTAGATATCTTTTTTCCTTACAGCACCTAAACATACAGGGTAATTTATATACAATATTGGGGGACAATCCCTTGTTTTCTAATCTCAAAAATTTGAGCTATCTGCATCTGGGGAATAAAAATTCCTTCTCTGCTATACGGAAACAAGACTTCGATGGAATTACAGTTCTTCAGCAACTTGACATTCGTGGTCAAAGGCTCAAGCAATATGAGTCAGGGAGTCTGACAACAGTGAACATAAATCATATAATCATAAACATAAATGATGTTCATGTGTTATCACGGATGGTAGAAGATTTAATACATTCTGTAATATGTTTAGAACTGAGAGAGATAGACTTCAGAACAGCTAATGAATCTTCGTTACTGGAACCAATGAGTCGTTCTGTCATGCAGAAATTTGTGTTAAAAAGTGTTTTGTTTACAGATGCAAGCATTAACAAAATGTTAAATATCTTGGTGTATACTGAGCAATTGTTGGAGCTAGAGTTGGACAACTGTACACTTCAGGGAACGGGACACTTCCaagaagaaattaaaataaagagaaaaagcCCTGTAGAAATAGTAACAATACAGAGCTTAAATATAGAACAATTTTACTTATTTTCAGATCTTAGTAGTTTGAAAAATCTTATAGCTAACATTACCAAAATCACAACTGTAAATACCAATGTCTTCTTGGTGCCTTGCAGCATTTCAAgacatttttcctccctcctttatCTTGATCTCAGTGAAAATTTGCTTGCAGATCCAAATTTGGAACATTCATCCTGTGAAGGTGCATGGCCCTTGCTGCAAACTTTCAATTTAAGTCAAAATTCACTGGGTGATTTAGAAAAGACAGGGCGAAGTCTATCTCATTTAAAACATCTTACTCACCTAGATATTAGCCGAAACAATTTTGGTGAAGTTCCAGAATCGTGTCAATGGCCGGAAAACCTGAAATATTTCAATATCTCAGGCACTCAGATAACCAcgctgacagcttgtattcctcAAACTCTAGAAGTTTTGGATGTTAGCAGTAATAACCTCAATGATTTTAGATTAAAGCTACCATTTCTCAAAGAGCTCTACATTTCAAATAACAAATTAAAGAACTTGCCAGGTGCTGAATTTATTTCTAACTTGGTGTCCCTAAGAATCAGCAGAAACAAATTAACCAGTTTCTCTAAGGAAGAATTTGGATCATTTAGGGAAATGAAGACACTGGATGCTAGTGACAATAATTTTATCTGCTCTTGTGAATTTCTGTCCTTCATTCAGGACCAGGAAGGAATAACAAATGTCTTGGCTAACTGGCCAGAAAACTACATCTGTGACTCTCCGTCTTCTGTGAGAGGGCAGCAGGTAAAGGCTGCTCGGCTTTCACTGTTTGAATGTCACATGACTTTGGCTGTGTCCTCAATTTGCATTCTAGTGTTCTTGGTAATCCTGTTTATTGTTATCCTGAGCTACAAACTTCATCTGATCTGGTACATGAGAATGACCTGGGCTTGGCTTCAAGCAAAAAGGAAACCCAAGAAATTACTCAATCAGGACTTTTGCTACGATGCTTTTATTTCCTACAGCGAGAGAGATGCCGAGTGGGTTGAAAACTTAATGGTACAGGAACTCGAGCACGCTCTCCCCCCATTTAAACTGTGCCTTCATAAACGGGACTTTTTGCCTGGGAAGTGGATCGTTGACAACATCATTGACTCCATTGAAAAAAGCCGTAAAACTCTGTTTGTGCTGTCAGAGCACTTTGTTCAGAGTGAGTGGTGCAAGTATGAGCTGGACTTTTCGCATTTCCGTCTCTTTGATGAGAATAATGATGCAGCAATTTTGATCCTTTTGGAGCCCATTCAGGAGCAAACAATTCCCAAAAGATTCTGTAAACTGAGGAAAATAATGAACACAAAGACCTACCTTGAGTGGCCTCTTGATGAAAGTCAGGAACCAATATTTTGGTTTAATTTGAAAATAGCATTAAAATCCTAG
- the LOC102457158 gene encoding toll-like receptor 2 type-2 isoform X2 produces the protein MPTQIWKGWVIYVVIMTNGSEEKATKKLCPSCDTTHFCDCSSMNLSTIPSGLTTDVTGLNLSYNRIKSVTETDLQLGVNLRVLLLQANQIWTIDKDSFVFLGKLEHLDLSDNKLSHLSHSWFRYLFSLQHLNIQGNLYTILGDNPLFSNLKNLSYLHLGNKNSFSAIRKQDFDGITVLQQLDIRGQRLKQYESGSLTTVNINHIIININDVHVLSRMVEDLIHSVICLELREIDFRTANESSLLEPMSRSVMQKFVLKSVLFTDASINKMLNILVYTEQLLELELDNCTLQGTGHFQEEIKIKRKSPVEIVTIQSLNIEQFYLFSDLSSLKNLIANITKITTVNTNVFLVPCSISRHFSSLLYLDLSENLLADPNLEHSSCEGAWPLLQTFNLSQNSLGDLEKTGRSLSHLKHLTHLDISRNNFGEVPESCQWPENLKYFNISGTQITTLTACIPQTLEVLDVSSNNLNDFRLKLPFLKELYISNNKLKNLPGAEFISNLVSLRISRNKLTSFSKEEFGSFREMKTLDASDNNFICSCEFLSFIQDQEGITNVLANWPENYICDSPSSVRGQQVKAARLSLFECHMTLAVSSICILVFLVILFIVILSYKLHLIWYMRMTWAWLQAKRKPKKLLNQDFCYDAFISYSERDAEWVENLMVQELEHALPPFKLCLHKRDFLPGKWIVDNIIDSIEKSRKTLFVLSEHFVQSEWCKYELDFSHFRLFDENNDAAILILLEPIQEQTIPKRFCKLRKIMNTKTYLEWPLDESQEPIFWFNLKIALKS, from the coding sequence ATGCCTACCCAAATCTGGAAAGGATGGGTCATTTATGTGGTCATAATGACAAATGGCTCTGAAGAAAAAGCCACAAAGAAGCTGTGTCCTTCCTGTGATACCACTCATTTTTGTGACTGTTCTTCAATGAATTTAAGCACCATTCCTTCAGGACTAACAACTGATGTCACAGGGCTAAATCTTTCCTACAACAGAATCAAATCTGTTACAGAAACTGATCTACAGCTGGGTGTGAATCTCAGAGTGCTGCTCCTGCAAGCCAATCAAATTTGGACAATAGATAAGGATTCATTTGTTTTCCTTGGAAAATTGGAACATTTGGatttatcagataataagctgaGTCACTTATCACACAGTTGGTTTAGATATCTTTTTTCCTTACAGCACCTAAACATACAGGGTAATTTATATACAATATTGGGGGACAATCCCTTGTTTTCTAATCTCAAAAATTTGAGCTATCTGCATCTGGGGAATAAAAATTCCTTCTCTGCTATACGGAAACAAGACTTCGATGGAATTACAGTTCTTCAGCAACTTGACATTCGTGGTCAAAGGCTCAAGCAATATGAGTCAGGGAGTCTGACAACAGTGAACATAAATCATATAATCATAAACATAAATGATGTTCATGTGTTATCACGGATGGTAGAAGATTTAATACATTCTGTAATATGTTTAGAACTGAGAGAGATAGACTTCAGAACAGCTAATGAATCTTCGTTACTGGAACCAATGAGTCGTTCTGTCATGCAGAAATTTGTGTTAAAAAGTGTTTTGTTTACAGATGCAAGCATTAACAAAATGTTAAATATCTTGGTGTATACTGAGCAATTGTTGGAGCTAGAGTTGGACAACTGTACACTTCAGGGAACGGGACACTTCCaagaagaaattaaaataaagagaaaaagcCCTGTAGAAATAGTAACAATACAGAGCTTAAATATAGAACAATTTTACTTATTTTCAGATCTTAGTAGTTTGAAAAATCTTATAGCTAACATTACCAAAATCACAACTGTAAATACCAATGTCTTCTTGGTGCCTTGCAGCATTTCAAgacatttttcctccctcctttatCTTGATCTCAGTGAAAATTTGCTTGCAGATCCAAATTTGGAACATTCATCCTGTGAAGGTGCATGGCCCTTGCTGCAAACTTTCAATTTAAGTCAAAATTCACTGGGTGATTTAGAAAAGACAGGGCGAAGTCTATCTCATTTAAAACATCTTACTCACCTAGATATTAGCCGAAACAATTTTGGTGAAGTTCCAGAATCGTGTCAATGGCCGGAAAACCTGAAATATTTCAATATCTCAGGCACTCAGATAACCAcgctgacagcttgtattcctcAAACTCTAGAAGTTTTGGATGTTAGCAGTAATAACCTCAATGATTTTAGATTAAAGCTACCATTTCTCAAAGAGCTCTACATTTCAAATAACAAATTAAAGAACTTGCCAGGTGCTGAATTTATTTCTAACTTGGTGTCCCTAAGAATCAGCAGAAACAAATTAACCAGTTTCTCTAAGGAAGAATTTGGATCATTTAGGGAAATGAAGACACTGGATGCTAGTGACAATAATTTTATCTGCTCTTGTGAATTTCTGTCCTTCATTCAGGACCAGGAAGGAATAACAAATGTCTTGGCTAACTGGCCAGAAAACTACATCTGTGACTCTCCGTCTTCTGTGAGAGGGCAGCAGGTAAAGGCTGCTCGGCTTTCACTGTTTGAATGTCACATGACTTTGGCTGTGTCCTCAATTTGCATTCTAGTGTTCTTGGTAATCCTGTTTATTGTTATCCTGAGCTACAAACTTCATCTGATCTGGTACATGAGAATGACCTGGGCTTGGCTTCAAGCAAAAAGGAAACCCAAGAAATTACTCAATCAGGACTTTTGCTACGATGCTTTTATTTCCTACAGCGAGAGAGATGCCGAGTGGGTTGAAAACTTAATGGTACAGGAACTCGAGCACGCTCTCCCCCCATTTAAACTGTGCCTTCATAAACGGGACTTTTTGCCTGGGAAGTGGATCGTTGACAACATCATTGACTCCATTGAAAAAAGCCGTAAAACTCTGTTTGTGCTGTCAGAGCACTTTGTTCAGAGTGAGTGGTGCAAGTATGAGCTGGACTTTTCGCATTTCCGTCTCTTTGATGAGAATAATGATGCAGCAATTTTGATCCTTTTGGAGCCCATTCAGGAGCAAACAATTCCCAAAAGATTCTGTAAACTGAGGAAAATAATGAACACAAAGACCTACCTTGAGTGGCCTCTTGATGAAAGTCAGGAACCAATATTTTGGTTTAATTTGAAAATAGCATTAAAATCCTAG